The sequence CACGTCTCCCCCTTGCGTGACCGTCCCGAAGACATTCCCGTCCTGGTCGAGCATTTCCTGCGGCTGTTTCACCGGCCCGGGCTTCCCCCTCGCCGCGTCGCCCCCTCGGCCGTGGAAGCCCTCCTCGCCTATTCCTGGCCCGGCAATGTCCGCGAGCTGCGGGACGTCGTGGAGCGCCTCCTCCTCCCGGCCCAATCCGGGCCCGTCGAGGCGTCGGACGTCGCAGCGATCCTTGACAAGGGATAGTCGCTCAGACACCGGCGTCGCGGGCGGCAGGCAGTTCGCTCGGCGGTTACTCGGACGGAACCGTCACAGGTTGGGATTTTCCGGGAGGGCAAGGGTGAAGTACTTGCCCTTTTCCGTATAGAGGACCCTCTTGGCGACCAGCCGGTCGAGCGCCGGCTCGACCGGTTCGTCGCCCGCTGGCATCTTCTGCCCCCAAGACGCCTTCCTTTCGCCCCATCCCGCCTTGATCTGTTCAAGGGACCTGGGCGCCTCGTTGCAGAAGTCGATCATGAACGCGGCCGGTCCCTCGTACCGCTCACGGGAAGGACGACCTACGCCGCGACCGTCGTAGACGGTCACGTAGCTCATGGCTTTGGCATAGTACAGGAAGGGCCGGTCCGCGGAGGCGTAGCGCCGCTGCCAGTCACGGACCAGACCGGCCAACTCCCCGTACAGGTCGGGAGACACGCGCGTGTCGATCTCGTATTCGAAGTCGTAGGCAATCTTATTCAGGTCCACAACCCGTGGATCGTAGACGTAGGCATAGGCGGCTCCCGGCCCAGTGACCCTGATGCCATACCGGTCCGGCCGCATGAAATAGGGGCTGAACCGCTCCAGCCAGAACCGTCCGATCGAGTCGGGCGGCTGCAGGTGTACGATGGACGGAATCAGCCCGATCTGCCTCCGGTAGTCCTCGTCGGTCTCTCCCGGAAAGCCCAGCAGGATGTTCCAAGACACGTCCACGTGGTAATAGAGGCTCCACTTCAGACACTGGAGGTTCTGCATCGGACTCACGCCCTTGTCCATCTCGTTGAGCTGGGCTTGGCTCAGGCTTTCGATGCCCGGCTGCATGCATTTGACTCCGCCCTGGGCGAGCGTCCGGATCTGCCGTTTGTTCAGGTTGCTCTTGGTCTCGATGAAGACATCCACGTCGAGCCGCTCCTCGGCGAACTTCCCGAACACTCGGTCCACGTACTTCATGTCGATGATGTTGTCCACCAGCCGGAACCGCGTCGTGTCGTAGCGGCTCGACAGGTAATCCATCTCGCACGCCACCTGCTCCGGGGACTTGGCGCGAAACCTCATGCTCTGCGCGTTGAGGCCGCAGAAGGTGCAATGGTGCTTCTCGCCCCACCAGCAGCCTCGTGATCCCTCGTAGAGGAGGATGCGGTCCATTCCCCGGGACGGCTCCGCCCCCAGCTCCTCCCGTTGGCGGAAATAATCGTCGTAATCCGGGGGCCCCGTGCGTTCGAACTCGGAAAAAAGGCTGGGGTTCGGCCGGAACGCGATCTGACCGCCGTTCCGATACGCGACCCCCGGGGGATACCCGTCGGCCTGCCCCGCCAACACGCAACGGGCGAGGTCCGGGAAGACCAGCTCCCCCTCCCCGATCACGACGAAGTCAATCCATGGAAAGGCCCTGAAGTACTCAAGGCCCATTTCCCCGTCGTAGTTGGCGCCGCCGAAAACGACCTTCACCTGGGGATGGAGGTCCTTGATCAATTTGGCCATGGACAGGCTGGCCACGTTCTGATCGAAGGTCGACGTGAACCCGACGATCCGGTACCGCCCCCAGTCGATCGCGGTCAGCGCCCACGTGAGGAACTGGGGCGCGATCCGGGTCTTGATGTCTTCAAAATAGGAGACCGGACGGCCGCTTTGCCGGGCGATTTCCTCGAAGACGGGCTTGAACGTTCGGGGATATTCCGCGTGCTTCGGATTGTCCCGGAAAAGCAGGTGGGAGAAGAGCCACTCTCCGAACAGGGCCCGTTTCTCGCAGAGATGCTCGTAAAGCGGGACCCCGATGGTGCGGGCGAACCGCAGGTTCAGGTAGTGGCACTCGACGGGAATCCCCTGGGACTTGAGCAGGGACGTGAGGGTTCCCAACTGGATGGAGGGATACTTGGAATAACCAAAGGGCATATTGACGAGCGCCACCCGTGCTCCGTCGCTCATAGTGTGCCCTCCAGGCTGTCAACTATACAGGGGAATCGAGAGCTCTCGCAATCCCCGGCCATGCCGGCGTGATCGGGTTAGGCGCCTGCAGCCGTAGGGGACCGCGTCAGGTTGGCTCGGACGGGATTGACCGGGGCACCGCAGG is a genomic window of Nitrospirota bacterium containing:
- a CDS encoding RiPP maturation radical SAM C-methyltransferase, translating into MSDGARVALVNMPFGYSKYPSIQLGTLTSLLKSQGIPVECHYLNLRFARTIGVPLYEHLCEKRALFGEWLFSHLLFRDNPKHAEYPRTFKPVFEEIARQSGRPVSYFEDIKTRIAPQFLTWALTAIDWGRYRIVGFTSTFDQNVASLSMAKLIKDLHPQVKVVFGGANYDGEMGLEYFRAFPWIDFVVIGEGELVFPDLARCVLAGQADGYPPGVAYRNGGQIAFRPNPSLFSEFERTGPPDYDDYFRQREELGAEPSRGMDRILLYEGSRGCWWGEKHHCTFCGLNAQSMRFRAKSPEQVACEMDYLSSRYDTTRFRLVDNIIDMKYVDRVFGKFAEERLDVDVFIETKSNLNKRQIRTLAQGGVKCMQPGIESLSQAQLNEMDKGVSPMQNLQCLKWSLYYHVDVSWNILLGFPGETDEDYRRQIGLIPSIVHLQPPDSIGRFWLERFSPYFMRPDRYGIRVTGPGAAYAYVYDPRVVDLNKIAYDFEYEIDTRVSPDLYGELAGLVRDWQRRYASADRPFLYYAKAMSYVTVYDGRGVGRPSRERYEGPAAFMIDFCNEAPRSLEQIKAGWGERKASWGQKMPAGDEPVEPALDRLVAKRVLYTEKGKYFTLALPENPNL